One Methylomonas sp. LL1 DNA window includes the following coding sequences:
- a CDS encoding DUF3313 family protein, translating into MKNFQFLPVMLSMTLAVVGCGSVRSGTNDIKAKAVEPAPDAGFIQHPELQSKRADLPFQKVWIKPGFDKSGYRELIVAPVNTSYMQQMDWLHSISSANILGDVKKDTEELAQYFRSQIIKKFREDPNHRFSVIDYARQYRYPALQLELALIEIDPSQSVLHAMSWAGPPGTGTAVGVVNQRRAAFEARLRDVQTGEVVATFADRDMQDAGPLDLTRLTWYGPAKGIMDRWAEQFVQIANRKPGEMVTDPLPFTVRPF; encoded by the coding sequence ATGAAGAACTTTCAATTTTTGCCGGTGATGTTGAGCATGACTCTAGCCGTTGTGGGCTGCGGTTCGGTTCGCTCCGGTACCAACGACATTAAGGCCAAGGCCGTCGAACCGGCTCCCGACGCGGGTTTCATTCAACATCCCGAATTGCAGAGTAAACGCGCGGATTTACCGTTTCAAAAAGTCTGGATCAAGCCCGGTTTCGATAAGTCGGGTTATCGCGAACTGATCGTCGCTCCGGTCAACACCAGCTATATGCAACAAATGGATTGGCTACACAGCATCAGTTCAGCCAACATCCTTGGCGATGTCAAAAAAGATACCGAGGAATTGGCGCAATATTTTCGTAGTCAGATCATCAAAAAATTTAGAGAGGACCCTAACCACCGATTTTCGGTGATCGACTACGCGCGGCAATATCGTTATCCGGCCTTACAATTGGAGTTGGCACTGATTGAAATCGATCCTTCGCAATCGGTGCTGCATGCGATGAGTTGGGCAGGCCCTCCAGGCACTGGCACTGCGGTGGGCGTCGTCAATCAGCGCCGCGCGGCTTTCGAAGCACGCTTGCGCGATGTGCAGACCGGCGAAGTGGTAGCGACTTTCGCCGACCGCGATATGCAAGACGCCGGTCCGCTGGATTTGACCCGTCTTACCTGGTACGGCCCGGCCAAGGGCATCATGGATCGCTGGGCGGAGCAGTTCGTGCAAATCGCCAACCGCAAGCCCGGCGAGATGGTCACCGATCCGCTGCCTTTTACGGTACGACCGTTTTGA
- a CDS encoding arylsulfatase, with translation MNKRLLVAAGLVTLVSGHNLAVAKSTAKPTNADGPDRTSLPIAEPKIPASKVLDVRNATAPPRFEVKAPTGAPNVLLVLLDDLGFAGTSSFGGPVATPSFERIANEGVRYNNFHTAAVCSPTRAALKSGRNHHVNNMGAIIETGTAFPGNTGQIPNNVAPVAEMLRLNGYATAAFGKWHETAAWEASMAGPFDRWPTRQGFDKFYGFLGGETNQWAPFIYDGTKPVELPNDPNYHFMTDMTDQAVAWIKYQKALTPDKPFFTYFAPGAVHAPHHVPKEWIARWQGKFDQGWDKLREQILARQIENGTVPKGTVLAPRPDAIPAWDSLPEEEKRLYARQAEVFAGFVEMTDHQVGRVIKAIEDVGQLDNTLVLFVYGDNGTSAEGGRSGMFNEMTYFNRVPETVADMLKHIDAWGGPETYPHMAAGWAVAFDTPYQWTKQVASDHGGTKVGMAVRWPKGIKTKGELRNQFHHVIDVAPTILEATGLPEPKVVNGIKQRPMDGVSMAYSFDDAKAKDRHTTQYFEMFGNRAIYHDGWLARTIHRAPWEMTPRRPLVEDVWELYDTRADFSLTKDLSLQQPKKLKQLQALFMKEAEKNNALPIDDRVVERINAALVGRPDLMAGRTSLTLAEGMTGMTENVFLNIKNKSKTISADLEIPETGANGVIIAQGGRFGGWCLYLKDGKPAYTYNFLGLDSYTISAQEPLPKGKVKLVFDFAYDGGGLGKGGMGTLSVDGGKVAEGRIEKTQPMIFSADETADVGVDDATPVVAGIGEGAATRFTGKIEKVTVEVK, from the coding sequence ATGAATAAGCGTCTACTGGTCGCCGCGGGCCTGGTGACTCTAGTGTCCGGCCACAATTTGGCCGTCGCCAAAAGTACCGCCAAACCCACCAACGCTGACGGTCCGGACCGGACGTCTCTCCCGATTGCCGAACCTAAAATCCCGGCCAGCAAGGTACTCGACGTTCGCAACGCCACGGCGCCGCCGCGCTTCGAGGTCAAAGCCCCAACCGGCGCACCCAATGTATTGCTGGTACTGCTCGATGACCTGGGATTCGCCGGTACCAGCAGCTTTGGCGGTCCCGTCGCCACGCCGAGCTTCGAGCGGATTGCCAATGAAGGCGTGCGTTACAACAATTTCCACACCGCCGCCGTGTGCTCGCCGACGCGCGCCGCGCTGAAAAGCGGCCGCAACCATCACGTCAATAACATGGGCGCGATTATCGAGACGGGGACCGCTTTCCCCGGCAACACCGGCCAAATTCCCAACAACGTGGCGCCAGTCGCCGAAATGTTGCGCCTGAACGGCTACGCCACCGCCGCCTTCGGCAAATGGCACGAAACCGCCGCCTGGGAAGCCAGCATGGCAGGGCCGTTTGATCGATGGCCGACCCGGCAAGGTTTTGACAAGTTTTACGGTTTCCTGGGCGGCGAGACCAACCAATGGGCGCCGTTCATTTATGACGGCACCAAGCCGGTCGAATTGCCGAACGATCCCAACTACCACTTCATGACCGACATGACCGATCAAGCCGTGGCCTGGATAAAATATCAAAAGGCATTGACGCCCGATAAACCTTTCTTCACCTATTTCGCGCCGGGCGCGGTCCACGCGCCGCATCATGTGCCCAAGGAATGGATAGCGCGTTGGCAGGGCAAGTTTGATCAGGGCTGGGACAAGTTGCGCGAGCAGATACTGGCGCGGCAGATCGAAAATGGCACCGTACCCAAGGGGACGGTTTTGGCGCCTAGACCTGACGCCATACCCGCATGGGATTCGTTGCCCGAGGAGGAAAAGCGTCTCTATGCGCGGCAGGCGGAAGTGTTTGCGGGTTTCGTCGAAATGACCGACCATCAAGTCGGCCGGGTCATCAAGGCCATTGAAGATGTGGGGCAGCTCGACAACACCTTGGTGCTGTTCGTCTATGGCGACAACGGTACCAGCGCCGAGGGCGGTCGGAGCGGCATGTTCAACGAGATGACCTATTTTAATCGGGTGCCGGAAACGGTAGCGGACATGCTCAAGCATATCGATGCCTGGGGTGGTCCCGAGACTTACCCGCACATGGCGGCGGGTTGGGCGGTGGCGTTCGACACACCCTACCAATGGACCAAACAGGTGGCGTCCGATCATGGCGGTACTAAGGTCGGCATGGCCGTGCGCTGGCCAAAGGGTATAAAAACCAAGGGCGAACTGCGCAACCAGTTTCATCACGTGATCGACGTCGCTCCGACCATACTCGAGGCCACTGGCCTGCCGGAACCCAAGGTCGTGAACGGTATCAAGCAGCGGCCCATGGATGGTGTCAGCATGGCCTACAGCTTCGACGATGCCAAGGCGAAAGACCGGCATACCACCCAATATTTCGAGATGTTCGGCAACCGGGCCATTTACCACGACGGCTGGTTGGCTCGTACCATACACCGGGCGCCATGGGAGATGACACCGCGGCGGCCTCTGGTCGAAGACGTCTGGGAGTTGTATGACACCCGCGCCGACTTTAGCCTGACCAAAGATCTGTCTCTGCAACAACCGAAAAAGCTCAAGCAGTTACAAGCCTTGTTCATGAAGGAAGCCGAAAAAAACAATGCGCTGCCGATCGACGATAGAGTCGTTGAGCGCATCAATGCGGCGTTGGTCGGCCGTCCCGATCTGATGGCCGGACGTACCTCGCTGACGCTGGCCGAAGGCATGACCGGCATGACCGAGAACGTGTTCCTGAACATCAAGAACAAGTCCAAGACCATTAGCGCCGACCTGGAAATTCCGGAAACAGGTGCCAATGGTGTCATTATCGCCCAGGGCGGACGTTTTGGCGGCTGGTGTTTGTACCTGAAGGACGGTAAGCCCGCTTACACCTATAACTTCCTGGGGCTGGACAGTTACACCATCAGCGCGCAAGAGCCATTGCCAAAAGGCAAAGTCAAGCTGGTGTTTGATTTTGCCTATGATGGTGGCGGTTTGGGTAAGGGCGGCATGGGTACGCTGTCCGTCGATGGCGGGAAAGTAGCCGAGGGCCGGATCGAAAAAACCCAACCGATGATCTTCTCCGCCGACGAGACCGCTGATGTGGGTGTCGATGACGCCACGCCGGTGGTGGCCGGTATCGGTGAAGGTGCCGCCACGCGCTTCACCGGCAAGATCGAGAAAGTCACGGTCGAGGTGAAATGA
- a CDS encoding ammonia-forming cytochrome c nitrite reductase subunit c552 yields the protein MKWAIPSSRGWLLIGLLAALGLGLFYVYALVPKPVQSTSVETAAKSQSAEVDYVGREACASCHGDQDKLWQGSHHDLAMQEVGETSVLGDFQDAEFSKDGVISRFFRQNGRYMVRTDGPDGKLTDFEIKYTFGVTPLQQYLIELPGGKLQALSIVWDSRPKQQGGQRWFHLYPNEKIDHNDELHWTRRSQNWNFMCAECHSTHLQKNYDAASRTYHTTWSEIDVSCEACHGPGSRHLAWARSKSPDDASKGLLVNLNERRQSAWAIDAATGNAVRNQPRQSATEIEVCARCHSRRAQLFGDYRHGPLMDSHLPSILTEQLYHADGQIDGEVYEYGSFLQSKMYRAGVSCSDCHEPHSLKLRQPGNAMCGQCHSSEKYDSDKHHFHPAGGGGSLCVDCHMPSKTYMGVDARRDHSFRVPRPDLSATLGTPNACNGCHADKPAAWAAAQVKAKYGHDAKGLQQYAEALHAARTGAADAEQRLLNLLQDKQQPAIARASAVAALGNQMHPELVPVIANALRDSDPLLRRAGLEVLEQMPPEQRWPLAHDVLRDPLRTLRALAASALASAADQNLTAEQQHEFDLDSSEYLNSLRWNADDPAAQVNLGNFYSARNQSESAERAYREALQLDANWLPAYINLADHLRTQQRDGEGERILKEGLVHQPDAAELHHSLGLLAIRRKNLPQALSSLKRAAELAPTQPRFAYVYAVALSGLGRKDEAKAVVKSALDSLPNDPELTALREQLDQPN from the coding sequence GTGAAATGGGCGATTCCAAGCAGTCGCGGCTGGTTACTGATTGGCTTACTGGCCGCGCTAGGTCTTGGACTGTTTTACGTTTACGCGTTGGTGCCCAAGCCTGTTCAATCTACCAGTGTTGAAACTGCCGCAAAATCGCAATCGGCTGAAGTTGATTATGTCGGCCGCGAGGCCTGTGCGAGTTGCCATGGCGATCAAGATAAACTTTGGCAAGGTTCGCATCACGATCTGGCGATGCAGGAAGTTGGCGAGACCAGCGTGCTGGGTGATTTCCAGGATGCCGAGTTCAGCAAGGATGGCGTGATTTCCAGGTTTTTCCGCCAAAACGGCCGCTACATGGTTCGCACCGATGGCCCGGATGGAAAACTGACCGATTTCGAAATCAAATACACCTTCGGCGTAACGCCGCTACAGCAATATCTGATCGAGCTGCCCGGCGGAAAGCTGCAAGCCTTATCCATCGTTTGGGACAGTCGGCCGAAGCAGCAGGGCGGACAACGCTGGTTTCATTTGTATCCCAACGAAAAAATCGATCATAACGACGAACTGCATTGGACCCGGCGCTCGCAGAATTGGAATTTCATGTGCGCCGAGTGCCATTCCACCCATTTGCAAAAAAACTACGATGCCGCCAGCCGGACTTACCATACGACGTGGTCTGAAATCGACGTATCCTGCGAGGCTTGCCATGGCCCTGGCTCACGGCATCTGGCGTGGGCTCGGAGCAAGTCGCCGGACGACGCTTCCAAAGGTTTGCTGGTGAATCTGAATGAACGCCGACAAAGCGCATGGGCCATCGATGCCGCGACAGGCAATGCCGTACGCAATCAGCCTAGGCAGTCCGCCACGGAAATCGAAGTCTGCGCCCGCTGCCATTCCCGCCGCGCGCAGTTGTTTGGCGATTACCGGCACGGCCCACTGATGGACAGCCACCTACCGTCAATATTGACCGAACAACTGTACCATGCCGACGGCCAGATTGATGGCGAGGTTTACGAATACGGCTCGTTTTTGCAAAGTAAGATGTATCGCGCCGGCGTAAGCTGTAGCGACTGCCACGAACCGCACAGCCTTAAACTGCGCCAGCCGGGTAATGCGATGTGCGGGCAGTGCCACAGCAGCGAAAAATACGACAGCGATAAGCACCATTTTCATCCTGCCGGTGGTGGCGGATCGTTGTGTGTGGACTGCCATATGCCCAGCAAGACTTATATGGGAGTGGATGCGCGGCGTGACCATAGCTTCCGTGTTCCGCGTCCGGACTTGTCGGCGACACTTGGCACACCCAACGCCTGTAACGGTTGCCATGCCGACAAGCCGGCAGCATGGGCGGCGGCGCAAGTTAAAGCCAAGTACGGCCATGACGCCAAGGGTCTTCAGCAATACGCGGAAGCCTTGCATGCGGCCCGAACCGGCGCGGCGGATGCGGAACAGCGCCTATTGAATTTGCTGCAAGACAAACAGCAGCCGGCCATTGCCCGTGCCTCGGCGGTTGCGGCATTGGGCAATCAGATGCATCCGGAGCTAGTGCCTGTCATCGCCAATGCCTTGCGGGATTCCGATCCTTTGCTTCGCCGCGCCGGATTGGAAGTGCTGGAACAAATGCCGCCGGAACAACGCTGGCCGCTGGCGCATGATGTGTTGCGCGATCCGCTTCGCACATTGCGGGCTTTGGCGGCCTCGGCATTAGCCAGTGCCGCCGATCAAAATTTGACAGCGGAACAGCAGCATGAATTTGATCTAGACTCCAGCGAGTATCTGAACTCGTTGCGCTGGAATGCCGACGATCCGGCGGCGCAAGTCAATCTAGGCAATTTTTATTCGGCCCGCAATCAATCCGAATCCGCCGAACGGGCTTATCGCGAAGCTCTGCAACTGGATGCCAATTGGTTGCCGGCCTATATCAATCTGGCCGACCATTTGCGGACACAGCAGCGGGACGGCGAAGGCGAGCGGATTTTAAAGGAGGGCCTGGTTCATCAGCCGGACGCGGCCGAACTCCACCATAGCCTGGGCTTGTTGGCAATCCGGCGGAAGAATCTGCCTCAGGCCTTGAGTTCGCTGAAGCGGGCGGCGGAACTTGCGCCCACTCAACCGCGATTTGCTTATGTTTATGCCGTTGCGCTATCCGGCCTCGGCCGGAAAGATGAAGCGAAGGCGGTGGTGAAGTCCGCGCTGGATTCGCTCCCTAACGATCCCGAGCTAACCGCGTTGCGGGAACAGTTGGATCAGCCAAACTAA
- a CDS encoding SphA family protein codes for MFDKIKFLAFSKPAAMSVVLSLALLQGARAGESASSHYFPGVYNDFFMNLQLDPGFYFRDDLTYYSANISNATTLGRNIATDVDLELWTTTFKLAYVTDVEIFGGRYGAGLFLPVVFDANISAGVESGPFLRGRTVSFETQDNQGGMGDLVVAPLSLTWKWGDVSVNLSEAIFMPTGYYQAGDLVNLGRNYWSFDTIGGLTWLHPTRGHEISFNVGFMSNTENDATQYQSGDEFHLDYTVAQHFSEAFGIGVTGYFYHQLTGDESPLLTQAAAVRNRVNTIRTALGRSDLPEVGDFRGESAGVGPIVRYSPKFGDKQVHFIGKWIHEFNVENRFKGEIGMLSVAMDF; via the coding sequence ATGTTCGACAAGATAAAGTTTTTAGCCTTCAGCAAGCCCGCTGCCATGAGTGTGGTTTTGTCTTTGGCCTTGTTACAGGGCGCGCGGGCTGGCGAAAGTGCCAGCAGCCATTACTTTCCGGGGGTCTACAATGACTTTTTCATGAATTTGCAACTCGATCCGGGATTTTATTTTCGCGACGACCTGACTTATTACAGTGCGAATATCAGCAACGCTACAACCCTGGGGCGTAATATCGCCACCGATGTTGATTTAGAGCTGTGGACCACCACCTTCAAGCTGGCTTATGTGACCGATGTCGAGATTTTTGGTGGACGTTATGGAGCCGGATTATTCTTACCGGTGGTTTTCGATGCCAATATCAGCGCCGGCGTGGAATCGGGGCCTTTTTTGCGTGGCAGAACCGTTTCCTTCGAAACCCAGGACAATCAAGGTGGCATGGGGGATTTGGTGGTCGCCCCCTTATCGCTGACCTGGAAATGGGGCGATGTCAGCGTTAATTTGAGCGAGGCTATATTCATGCCCACCGGTTATTATCAAGCCGGCGATCTGGTTAATTTGGGTAGGAATTACTGGTCATTCGACACCATTGGCGGTCTAACCTGGTTGCATCCGACCCGCGGCCATGAAATTTCGTTCAATGTCGGATTCATGAGCAATACCGAAAACGACGCCACCCAATACCAGAGTGGCGATGAATTTCATCTGGATTACACGGTTGCCCAGCATTTCTCGGAAGCATTCGGTATTGGGGTTACCGGCTATTTTTACCATCAGCTCACCGGCGATGAAAGCCCCTTATTGACTCAAGCGGCTGCAGTCCGTAACAGGGTTAATACGATTAGAACAGCCCTGGGACGGTCAGACTTGCCTGAAGTCGGCGACTTCAGAGGCGAGTCAGCGGGCGTCGGTCCGATCGTACGATATAGCCCTAAATTCGGTGACAAGCAGGTTCATTTTATCGGTAAATGGATACATGAATTTAATGTGGAAAATCGCTTTAAGGGCGAGATCGGTATGCTTTCGGTAGCGATGGATTTTTAG
- a CDS encoding META domain-containing protein — protein MNITKFLKYRVVAASMALVLICACGAIYDDAVMTQSSQSAASHPIGNITGIVWKLKRFDDLSSVSGNGSVDDPNRYTLILLPNKFYKAKADCNRMQGSYVLDGKQIKLAPGAATLAECGPESMYAQYLRYLTEAVSFEINEDDRQLKLNLPKGRMMFENGGKITE, from the coding sequence TTGAACATAACGAAGTTTCTTAAATACCGTGTTGTTGCGGCGTCGATGGCACTAGTGTTGATCTGCGCTTGTGGCGCTATCTATGATGATGCGGTAATGACTCAATCCAGCCAAAGCGCGGCTAGCCATCCGATTGGTAATATTACCGGCATCGTCTGGAAGTTGAAGCGTTTTGATGATCTATCATCGGTATCAGGTAATGGCAGCGTCGACGACCCTAATCGCTATACATTGATCTTATTGCCGAATAAATTCTATAAGGCCAAAGCCGATTGTAACCGGATGCAGGGAAGCTATGTCCTGGATGGCAAGCAAATTAAGCTGGCGCCAGGGGCGGCGACCTTGGCCGAATGCGGGCCGGAGTCAATGTATGCGCAATATCTGCGGTATTTAACTGAAGCGGTCAGTTTTGAAATAAACGAAGATGATCGTCAACTGAAGCTGAACCTTCCTAAAGGCCGGATGATGTTCGAAAATGGCGGGAAAATAACCGAATGA